A DNA window from Cutaneotrichosporon cavernicola HIS019 DNA, chromosome: 2 contains the following coding sequences:
- a CDS encoding uncharacterized protein (Conserved hypothetical ATP binding protein), with protein sequence MRYAVMVTGPAGAGKSTFCQALITHAQTIGRQVHLINLDPAAERFETPPVLDIRDLISLEDVMEELEFGPNGGLVYCFEYLLDNLDWLEEELGSYEDEYLIIDCPGQIELYTHIPLLPQLATFLDRRLNFRTSAVYLVESQFMQDRAKYFAGVLSAMSCMLSLGIPMLCLMSKMDLVKDAKGRISRDVGRYLDPDPTLVEEDVHANTNPKFHGLNRAVAGLIEDQNIVSFLPLDVTDEDSVNTVLSHIDNMMQYGEDEEPKMPKDMDEGDFDD encoded by the exons ATGCGCTACGCTGTCATGGTTACCGGGCCTGCAGGAGCAGGCAAGAGCACCTTCTGCCAGGCGCTCATTACGCATGCCCAGACGATCGGGAGGCAGGTCCACCTCATTAATCTCGACCCAGCGGCTGAGCGGTTCGAGACGCCGCCGGTGCTGGATATCCGCGATCTCATCTCGTTAGAGGACGTgatggaggagctcgagttTGGGCCGAACGGCGGGCTGGTGTACTGCTTCGA ATatctcctcgacaacctcgactGGCTCGAAGAAGAGCTTGGCTCatacgaggacgagtactTGATCATCGACTGCCCCGGCCAGATCGAGCTTTACACCCAcatccctctcctcccacaACTCgcgaccttcctcgaccgcaGGCTCAACTTCCGCACCTCGGCCGTCTACCTCGTCGAGAGTCAGTTCATGCAGGACCGCGCAAAGTACTTTGCCGGTGTCCTCTCCGCCATGTCCTGTATGCTCTCTCTCGGTATCCCCATGCTCTGCCTCATGTCCAAGATGGACCTtgtcaaggacgccaagggACGTAtctcgcgcgacgtcgGTCGCTACCTTGACCCAGACCccaccctcgtcgaggaggacgtgcACGCAAACACGAACCCCAAGTTCCACGGACTGAACCGCGCAGTGGCTGGGTTGATTGAGGACCAGAATATCGTCAgcttcctccccctcgacGTGACGGACGAGGATAGTGTCAACACTGTGCTATCGCATATTGACAACATGATGCAGtacggcgaggacgaggagcccAAGATGCCCaaggacatggacgagg gcgactttgacgacTAA
- a CDS encoding uncharacterized protein (Septin): MPISLLRKQPSRRKPDAPVPTLAALSFPETRPLIDADWASHSNGPFNPSGKPPTSYRHSHHYTPQYNNVSQAIPVPGGGMGRSRAASQVRDPTGASPDFHRPFTPSHIVPVPPLPDGISRAGTMRRARQRRAAGLTVIVAGPIGSGKTCLIDALTGVLNPQAARPAVCMGPTTSMVRHDINVADERRGIVLFDTPGLPLPDEMRNTRSRALRALNTMVEDRLSRVLSEESKVVRRKSDGGELVHLIIYVMDARTILCPVSPVEIDWDTVMEPPANKNPPTRPESMLEPETPGVAAKLCADDIEAMRQFSVRANVLPLLTHADALTSTELDAVRAAVRRDLAAVFGRDPLGPYGFLSAGECEDDSGDKARDPEPDTDLPYVVFAPEPGPNFTRAFRWGRADAADPAHSDLPAVRDAIVEATDWLRQTTREVVYERFRTERLLNARGVRTKA; this comes from the exons ATGCCAAtcagcctcctccgcaaGCAGCCGTCCCGGCGCAAGCCCGACGCACCCGTacccaccctcgccgctctGTCCTTCCCCGAAACCAGACccctcatcgacgccgactGGGCCTCCCACTCCAACGGGCCATTCAACCCTTCTGGAAAGCCGCCCACCTCTTACCGCCACAGCCACCACTATACGCCGCAGTACAACAATGTCTCGCAGGCCATCCCCGTTCCTGGCGGTGGGATGGGACGCTCAAGGGCAGCCTCACAGGTCCGTGACCCGACTGGCGCCAGTCCCGACTTCCACCGCCCCTTTACGCCGAGCCATATCGTGCCAGTCCCACCTTTGCCGGATGGTATATCGCGGGCAGGGACTAtgcggcgggcgcgccagcgccgggCGGCGGGACTGACTGTGATCGTAGCGGGTCCTATTGGGTCGGGCAAGACTTG cctcATTGACGCGCTGACAGGCGTGCTGAACCCGCAGGCTGCGCGCCCGGCCGTATGCATGGGTCCTACAACCAGCATGGTGCGGCACGACATCAATGTCGCGGACGAGCGGCGGGGCATCGTCCTTTTCGACACGCCTGGTCTGCCTCTCCCCGACGAGATGCGGAACACGCGGTCCCGCGCCCTCCGCGCCCTGAATACCATGGTCGAGGACCGGCTGAGCAGAGTCCTGTCCGAGGAGAGCAAGGTTGTGCGCCGTAAGAGTGACGGTGGGGAGCTTGTGCATCTGA TCATCTACGTCATGGACGCGCGCACGATCCTGTGTCCCGTGTCGCCAGTCGAGATTGACTGGGACACTGTTATGGAGCCGCCAGCCAACAAGAACCCCCCGACGCGTCCCGAGAGCATGCTGGAGCCTGAGACGCCAGGCGTCGCTGCCAAGCTTTGTGCAGATGATATTGAAGCG atgCGCCAGTTCTCGGTCCGCGCCAACGTCCTGCCCCTCCTCAcgcacgccgacgcgctcacgtccaccgagctcgatgcTGTCCGTGCGGCCGTGCgccgcgacctcgcggccgtGTTTGGGCGTGACCCTCTTGGACCTTACGGTTTTCTTTCCGCTGGAGAG TGCGAAGACGACTCGGGCGATAAAGCAAGAGACCCCGAGCCCGACACCGACTTGCCGTATGTTGTGTTCGCTCCCGAACCTGGGCCTAACTTTACGCGCGCGTTTCGGTGGGGCCGCGCAGACGCGGCCGACCCTGCACACTCGGACCTGCCGGCTGTGCGGGACGCGATTGTCGAGGCGACCGACTGGCTGCGCCAGACGACGCGCGAGGTCGTGTACGAGCGGTTCCGGACTGAGCGGCTGTTGAACGCGCGGGGCGTGCGGACCAAGGCCTAA
- the GDA1 gene encoding uncharacterized protein (Belongs to the GDA1 CD39 NTPase family) — MFSSRKYTPLPTSSEGHRRKRPGGFAVWKRYIAIGAVAMLVIIIGYSSLGGNKDVSVNEGGSYTPDSAYEHVTSELGDDEDYSAPPSTAIDHNDEDEHDLGAGTDKTPSHTQPPVSPTAEEEEVEEEAELPAADGKQHPTSFETDPDAMSTTYCSKAHGTKALVQYALTIDAGSTGSRIHVYKFHNCGPSPQLEYETFMMLNPGLSSFKDDPTAAAASLDPLMKEALRVVPQSLWNCSPVEVKATAGLRLLGDKQSNAILEEVRNHLESKYKFPVPKGAIEIMEGKDEGVYAWITANYLLGKIGEGVQTADTLAVMDLGGASTQIVFEPDFTKSSDDFHEGDHKYELRFMGKTHTLYQHSYLNYGLMRARRSVHNLVAFMWQFSQANEWDALTEEIEVPNACLSRGTKRRVSLDPPGRPTVNVTMHGVNGGYESCKRTIELMMGKDALCKVEPCSFNGVYQPALIDHFPQGNFLALSYFTDRIKPLLAAKTDKLTLKDLKGIALDVCDGPTSWKKRWEDNKEAMDELEDRPEYCLDLTFMVGLLGLGYEIHDERTLLVEKQLRGVELGWALGAGLALVEKADLKCVV; from the coding sequence ATGTTCTCCTCTCGCAAATACACGCCCCTCCCAACGAGCTCGGAGGGGCATCGGAGAAAACGCCCCGGTGGCTTTGCCGTTTGGAAGCGGTATATTGCCATTGGCGCGGTTGCCATGCTTGTTATTATCATCGGCTACTCGTCTCTCGGAGGGAACAAGGACGTGTCAGTAAACGAGGGGGGTTCATACACCCCCGACTCGGCTTACGAGCATGTTACGTCTGAgctgggcgacgacgaggactaCTCGGCCCCGCCCAGCACAGCCATTGACCAtaacgacgaggacgagcacgacTTGGGAGCCGGCACCGACAAGACGCCCTCTCATACCCAGCCCCCAGTCTCGCCTACGgctgaagaggaggaagtggaggaggaagcaGAACTGCCGGCCGCGGACGGCAAGCAGCACCCCACCTCTTTCGAGACCGACCCCGACGCAATGTCCACGACTTACTGCTCCAAGGCCCACGGCACCAAGGCCCTCGTCCAGTACGCACTCACGATCGACGCGGGTTCGACGGGCTCTCGCATCCATGTCTACAAATTCCACAACTGCGGGCCATCGCCCCAGCTCGAGTACGAGACCTTCATGATGCTCAACCCTGGGCTGTCGTCGTTCAAGGACGACCCGACTGCCGCGGCCGCATCGCTTGATCCGTTGATGAAGGAGGCGTTACGCGTTGTGCCCCAGTCGCTGTGGAACTGTTCGCCCGTAGAGGTCAAGGCCACCGCcggcctgcgcctgctcgGTGATAAGCAGTCGAACGCGATCCTTGAAGAGGTCCGCAACCATCTCGAGTCCAAGTACAAGTTCCCTGTGCCCAAGGGCGCCATCGAGATCatggagggcaaggacgaggGTGTCTACGCCTGGATCACGGCCAACtacctcctcggcaagaTTGGTGAGGGCGTCCAGACAGCCGACACACTCGCTGTCATGGACCTTGGTGGAGCGTCGACGCAGATCGTCTTCGAGCCTGACTTTACCAAGTCGAGCGACGACTTCCACGAGGGCGACCACAAGTACGAGCTCCGTTTCATGGGCAAGACCCACACCCTCTACCAGCACTCGTACCTGAACTACGGGCTgatgcgcgcgcgccgcagcGTGCACAACCTCGTCGCATTCATGTGGCAGTTCTCGCAGGCCAACGAGTGGGACGCTCTCaccgaggagatcgaggtgCCCAATGCCTGTCTCTCGCGCGGCACGAAGCGCCGTGTGTCTCTTGACCCGCCCGGTCGTCCCACTGTCAACGTCACAATGCACGGCGTCAACGGCGGGTACGAGTCGTGCAAGCGCACTATCGAGCTCATGATGGGCAAGGATGCGCTGTGCAAGGTGGAGCCATGCAGCTTCAACGGCGTGTACCAGCCTGCTCTTATCGACCACTTTCCTCAGGGCAACTTCCTCGCACTCTCGTACTTTACCGACCGGATCAagccgctcctcgcggccaagaCCGATAAACTcacgctcaaggacctgAAGGGTATTGCGTTGGACGTTTGTGACGGTCCTACGTCGTGGAAGAAGCGTTGGGAAGACAACAAGgaggcgatggacgagctcgaggaccgGCCGGAGTACTGCCTCGACCTGACATTCATGGTTGGCCTGCTCGGACTCGGATATGAGATCCACGATGAGCGCACCCTGCTCGTGGAGAAGCAGCTGcgtggcgtcgagctcggttGGGCACTCGGCGCtggcctcgccctcgtggAGAAGGCCGACCTCAAGTGCGTGGTGTAA